The Deinococcus misasensis DSM 22328 sequence ACACGGCACCCATCTGGCCCTGATCGCCGGAATTCTGGGCTTCGAACCCCACGACCCGAGACTCCCACAAGCTTTTCAGGAAGCTGAAAAAGCAGGTCTGAATTTCGAGTTTCATGATGCCGATCTGGGAAATGTCCATCCGAACACGGCCTTGATCCACCTACAAGGTGGACAGGCTTCCGTAGAGGTGACAGCCTCCAGCACCGGAGGGGGCATCATCGAAGTCATCGAGGTGGACGGTTTCAAGGTGGCTTTTGACGGCTTTTCGCCCACCTTGCTGCTGAAGTATCAAGACGCCTACGGCATGATTTCACGGGTCACCGGCCTGATCGCCATTGACGAAGTGAACATCGCCAGCCTGACCTGCACCCGTGAAAAACGCGGCGGCACCGCCATGATGTGCATCGTGCTGGACTCGGGTCTGTCGGATTAC is a genomic window containing:
- the sdaAB gene encoding L-serine ammonia-lyase, iron-sulfur-dependent subunit beta, coding for MSLLDMIGPVMIGPSSSHTAGACRIGLAACQLLGHTPEKARIGLYASFAKTGKGHGTHLALIAGILGFEPHDPRLPQAFQEAEKAGLNFEFHDADLGNVHPNTALIHLQGGQASVEVTASSTGGGIIEVIEVDGFKVAFDGFSPTLLLKYQDAYGMISRVTGLIAIDEVNIASLTCTREKRGGTAMMCIVLDSGLSDYAIRKIAHIPEISWIRMLPGFKRL